CGGTCTGGCCGGGTGGGCCTTCATGCTGGAACCCCAGGCACTGAGCGGATCCACCATCGTGGCCCGGGGTGCCCTGGCGGGCCGTTGCAGACGTCTGCTGGCCCAGGGCAGCGTGCGCGAACTGAGCCTTGTCTGCCTGCGTCGCCTGCACCCGCTGGCGGCCAATTGCCAGCCTGCTGCCCTGCCAAGACCACTGACCCTGCTGGAAGACAGCGACCCCGATCTGGCTCTGCCGGCCACTCTGGTGGGAGCCGCCAACCTGCATGTGCTCTGTCCCGAAGCGGGTGCGGCACTCAATGCGGGCGATCTGCTGGCCGTGTCACGTGCACTGGCCGACGGCCGCAAGGGCATCCTGCACACGGGCCTTGATTTCGTTGCCGCACACACGGAGTCGCCGCGTGAAGAACTGCGTGCCGAAAGCCTGCGTGACGCCTGGCCCGCGGTCATGGGAGACCGACTGGTTCCCGGAGCTGCGCCCAAGGCCGGTGCGGCCCGTCTCAATCTGGCCCTGCTGGCGGGCGGAGAATCGGCCTTTGATGAATTGATGCCCACTCTGCTGCCCCTGCTGGAAGGTCTGGGCGGCAGTCTGCAGGCCCTGCGGTCGATTCCCGCCGGAGGAGACCGGGGTCTGGTGCTCTGGAGACTGCACTGGTCAGCCAGTCCCGAATGGCTGCTGCCCGATCCGGACGCGCCTGCGGACCTGGTGGTCCTGCTGGATGAGCGCTCGGCCCGCGAATTGCCTGCCCGGGTCCTGGCTCCGGCCAGCACCCTGTTGCTGAGGATCCCACGGGCCAGTCTGGCCACGGGACGCCGCATCGAGCAGGAACTGAGCCCCGCCGCCCTGGATCACGAGGGTCCGCTGCGCGCCCTGCTGGCCGCTTCGGGGCACAGCGGACTCGAGACCCTTTGCGGTGGTCTGCTGGCGGCCGTGTACGCACTGCTGCAGCGCACGCCCGAGAAGGACCTGGAGTCGGAACTGCGCGAGCGCCCCGCGCTGAAAACGGGGTTCAACTCGCTGGTGCAGCCCGAACGTGAGCTGCTGCCCGCACGCAGCCCGGATACCTTGCCCGGACAGGCTCACGCGGCACTGCTTGGACGGTTGAGCACCACCGCGGCGCCCCTGGACGATCCCCTGCTGCCCTCCCTGCTGGATGCGGGAAATGGCCTCAGCGTGGACCCGCTCAGCCTCAGCGGTCTGCTGCCCCCGCGCAGCGGTCGCCTGCGTCGCGAGCACCGGCGTCCCGACCTGCCCCGGCTGACTCCCGCGTTGTGTACATCCTGCGGCGATTGCTGGAGCCTGTGTCCTGAAGGCGCGCTGCCCCTGCGCCTGCTCGAGCCGGGCGACCTGCTGGATGCCGTGCTGGGCGCGGCGCGTGCCACGGGCCAGCCCCTTGCCACTCTGGAAGCCCAGCGCCGCGCGCTGCAGACCCGCTTCCAGACGGTTCTGGGCGCCAGCTCGGCCGATCACGATGCCCGTGCCGTGCTGTCGCGCAGCCTGGATGCCTTGCTGAACGAACACCCCGAGGATGCCTTGCGCGCCGAAGTACGCACGGCCCAGGCCGAACTGGCCGTGCTGCCTCTGGTGAACTGGAGCCGCAAGCCCGGCGTGTTGCTGGCCATCGGCGTGGACGCCGACGCCTGCAAGGGGTGCTCACTCTGCGCGCGTGCCTGTGAGACGGGTGCCCTCGAGATGGCGGGCTGGAATGCGGTGCGTGAAGCGGCGGGCAAGGAATGGAGCGCCTTCCAGCGCCTGGCCGCCACCCGGCGTGACCTGCTGCCGGTGGGCGAGGCCTCGCGCGCCCATCCCGAAGATCTGCTGCTGGATTCGGAAGCCACCGAAGCCTTCGGCCCCGGCGACGAGAGCCCCGCGGGCAACACGGCCCGCAGCGTGTTGCGTGTCTGGGCCGGCATGGCCCAGGCGCTGGGCCGCCAGCGTCAGCAGGCCCTGGAAACCGAACTGGCCGGTCTGGCCGCCGATCTGCGCATACGCCTGCAGACCGAGCTGAGCCCGCAGGTCAGTGATCCCGCGGCGCTCAAGGCCTTGCTGGAGTCCCACGACGGCGAGCTGGATCTGGGGTCCCTGCTGGGGCAGGCCGGAGTCAGCAAGGCCCCGCTCGATCCCGAGCGTCTGGCGCGTCTGGCCGGTCTTGCCAGCGACCTTGACAACTGGATCACGGAACTGGACAACGGAGCCGGTGGACTGGGTGCGCGTCTTGCACTGTGCCTGCCCGGCCGCGCTCTGGATCTCAACTGGCCATGGAACCCCTCGGCCCTGCCCACGCTGGTCCTCGACCGGGGCAGTCTGGCCGACCAGGCTCTCGGGATGGCCCAGGCCATCGCCCAGGAACACGCTTCAAGGATTCGTCTGCGCAAACTGGCCGCGCTCAGTCTGTCCGGTCGGTATCAGGCCAGCGTGCATGGTCCCTGGTTCCGCCAGTTCAGCCCCGACCAGCTGGGCGAGGAAGACTGGGCCAGTTGCCCGCCCCTGCTGCTGGCCGTGGAGTCCGGTGCCATGGGCGGCGGCAGCCTGGATGCCTGGCGCGCCCTGCTGGGCGGACCGGTGCCCGTGAAACTGCTGGTGCTGTGTGACGCCGGTGATCCCGATGCCCTGGCACTGGCCGGGCTCAGCGGCAAGAGCCTGCCCGCCTTCAGTGGCAGTCACGCCGATTTGACCCACCTGCGCGAAGGTCTGCTGGACGGATTGGACGCCGCGGGCCCCGCGATCGCCAGTGTGTTCTGCAGTCGCCTGCCGCTGGTGACACAGGCCACCGCGGGCAGCACCTCGGCCCTTGATCTGGCCCGGATGGCCTTCGCCCACGGCCTCTGGCCCCACTATCGCTTCAATCCCGCCTGGGGAGCCGGGCCGCACGAAAGCCTGCGCCTGCACCCGGAGCAGCCCGCCGCCACCCAGCCGCTTGAGCTGCGCGAAGCGCCCGCAGGATTCGAACTGGATTCCCCGGTGACACTGGCGCATCTTCAGGTGCTGGAAGGTGCCTGGCCCGAGCGCTTCCACACCTGGGATCACGTGCGTGGCGAGGGGGGCCTGGAAGCCCAGCCCCTGGCCGAGTGGCTGGAACTGGACGCCGCCGACCGGGCTCTCAGTCTGCCGCTGGTCAAGGCGGGTGAGACTGGCCAGCTGAAGACGCTGGTTCCCACGGCCAGTCTGGTTCGCGCGTGTGAAACAGTCGGATCGCGCTGGCAGGAGCTGCTGGATCTGGCCCGGCGGGACCTGCGTCCCGTGGATGCCGAAGCCCTGCGTCACGAAGGCAGTCGTGAAACCGAAGCCACCTTGCTGGCCACCCTGAGTCAGTCCTTGCTGCAGCTGGCCAACACCCCGGCACCACCGGAAGGAGAGGCTTCCTGATGCCCGCCGGTTTGAAGACCTTCAGTCACGGCATACACCCGCCGGAAGCCAAGGAGCTGACCGCAAGCAGCCCCGTGCGGCGCATGCCCTTTCCGCCGATGCTGGTGATTCTCATGGGCCAGCATGCGGGAAAACCCGCCGTGCCCGTGGTGAGCGAAGGACAGCGTGTGGCACGCGGCCAGTTGCTGGCCCGCGCCGACGGGTTCATCAGCGCCCCGATCCACGCCCCCGCCGATGGCACCGTACGCCGCATCGGCACGGCTCTGGACACTCGCGGCCAGATGGCTCCCGCTGTGTTCCTCGAGCCCGATCCCGCCAGCAGCCAGTCGCTCAAGATGGGGCGCCAGGTGGACGTGGCCAGTCTGACGGCAGAGCAATTGCGCCAGGCCGTGCAGGACATGGGCATGGTCGGACTGGGCGGAGCCGCCTTTCCGACCCACGTCAAACTGAGTCCGCCCAAGGGCAAGACCGTGCATACCCTGATCATCAATGGCTGCGAGTGCGAACCCTATCTCACGAGCGACCATCGTGTGATGCTCGAGTACCCCGAAGAGACCATCGCGGGCTGCCGCCTGTTGTTGAAGGCCACGGGTGCCAGCAAGGCCCTGATCGGCATCGAGAACAACAAGCCCGACGCCATCGCCGCGCTCAGGGAGGCGGCCAGTGGTGACACAGACATCGAGGTGCAGGCCCTGCGCACCAAGTACCCCCAGGGTGCCGAGAAAATGCTGACCCGGGCCCTGCTGGGAAAGGACATCCCCAGCGGGGGCCTGCCTGCCGACATCGGCGTGGTGGTGTCCAACGTGGCCACTGTGGCCGAGATCGGCATGCTGCTGCCCCTTGGTGAAGGCCTGATCGAGCGGGTGGTCACCATCAGCGGAGAAGGCGTGACACGCCCGGGCAACTATCTGATCCCCGTGGGGACCCCGCTGAACTTCATTCTGGAACACGTGGGCCTGGAGTCGCACGCCGGCCAGGTGATCTTCGGCGGCCCCATGATGGGTGCCGGAGTGGCCTGGATGGAAACTCCGACCACCAAGGGCGTGACCGGCATCGTGGTGCTGCGCCGTCGTGCCAGCCAGGACGCGGAACGCCCGATCTGGCCCTGCATCCGCTGCTCGTCGTGTGTGCAGGCCTGCCCGATTCACCTCAACCCGTCCCGACTGGGACTGCTGGCCCGCAAGGGCCGCCATGAAGAAATGAAGGAGGAGATGCACCTCTTCGATTGTTTCGAATGCGGTTGCTGCTCGTATGTCTGCCCCTCGGGCATTCCCCTGGTGCAGCAGTTCCGCATGGCCAAGCAGATGCTGCGCGAAGCGGCTCAGGCGGCCCCACGATGAGCGGCTGGCTGCGCATGGAACTGCGCACCTCGCCGCACGTGCAGCGGGGACTGGCCGTGGACGCGATCATGCGCCAGGTGATTCTGGCGCTGGTGCCCGCGCTGGCTCTGGGCGTGTACAGTTTTGGCCTCTCGGCCCTGTTGCTGGTTCTCACCTGTTCGCTGGGCGCGCTGGCCACCGAAGCCTGGGTCAACCGACTGCGTCGCGAACCCTCGAGCCTGGGCGATGGCAGTGCCCTGCTCACCGGTCTGCTGCTGGCCATGACCCTGCCGCCCTCCTTCCCGCTCTGGATGGCCCTGATCGGTACCATCGTGGCGGTCGGTCTGGGCAAGGGACTCTTCGGCGGGCTGGGACACAACGTGTTCAATCCGGCACTGGTGGGACGTGCCTTCCTGCAGGCGGCCTTTCCTGCGGCGATCACCAGCTGGAGCAACCCCTTCCGTCCCGACCGTTTCCTGCAGCTGCCTGAAAGCACCCTGGGCCTGCCCTTCACCCGGATGGTGCCCGACACCTTCACGGGTGCCACGCCCCTCTCGGCGCTGAAATTCGATCATCTGGCCACCCCCGCGGGCGACCTCTTCATGGGCCAGATTCCCGGTTCCCTCGGGGAAACCGGTGCCGTTCTGATCCTGCTGGGCGGGCTGTATCTGGCGCTGCGCGGGCTGCTGGACTGGAAGATTCCCGTGGGCATGCTGGGCAGCGTGGCCCTGCTCAGCGCCGTGCTGCATGCCGTGAATTCGGCGCTTCCCGGGCCGCTGTTCATGCTGGGCGCGGGCGGACTGATGCTGGGCGCGGTCTTCATGGCCACCGACATGGTCACCTCCCCGGTGACGCCGCTGGGCACCTGGATCTACGCGGTGGCGATCGGTGGGCTGGTGGTGGTGATCCGTGTCTGGGGTGGTCTGCCCGAAGGCGTGATGTACGCCATTCTGCTGGGCAACTCCCTGACTCCACTGCTGAACAAGCTGACCCAGCCCCGGATCTATGGCGGAGGGAAAGCCGCATGAGCGACTCCGTGACACAGGCTGCTGTGGCCGCCCCCAGCCAGAACAGCACGAAGATGATTCTGACCCTGGGGCTGGTGGCCACCATCTCGGGTGCCCTGATCGTGGGCAGCTGGCAGCTGACACTTGAAAAGATCAAGGCCAACCGGCGCGAGCAGTTGCGCCAGGCCGTGCTGCAGGTGCTGCCCGACGCGCATACCGTCGTGACCTTCGTTCAGGACGGCGAGACACTGGTTCCCACAAGCGGGGATGTGGCCCCCGGCCAACGCCGCTGGTTCGCCGGGTACACGGACGAGGGCGGCCTGGCGGGCATTGCCATCGAGGCCTCGGGCATGGGCTTTGCCGACCTGATCCGCGTGATCTATGGCTACGATCCGGTCAGCGAGACCGTGATCGGCTACACGGTGCTCGAAAGCAAGGAAACCCCGGGCCTGGGCGACCGAATCCAGAGCGACCCCGATTTCCTGGCCAACTTTCTGGGACTGGATGTGACACTCGATCCGTCGGGCAATGACCTGGCCAATCCGCTGCAGGTGGTCAAGAAGGGCCAGAAGAAATCGCCCTGGCAGATCGATGCGATCACGGGGGCCACCATCAGCAGCAAGGCCATCGGGCGCATGCTGCTGGCCTCGACCAAGGGCGAACTGCCCATGCTGAAACGCAACCTTGAGCGGCTCTCGCAGCCCCCAGCCGCGGGAGGCAGGCCATGAGCGCCAGCAACAGCGAGGAATTCCTCAAGGGCTTCTGGAAAGAGAACCCGATTTTCGTCTACCTGCTGGGCATGTGTCCCACGCTGGCGGTCTCCAATTCCGTGATCAACAGCGTCTCGATGGGGCTGGCCACCACCTTCGTGCTGGTGATGTCCAGCACCTTGATTTCCATGCTGCGCAAGGTCATTCCCAGCCAGGTGCGCATCGCGGCCTACATCATGATCATCGCCACCTTCGTGACCGTGGTGGACTATGTGATCCAGGCGATCAGTCTGGACCTGTACAAGGCACTGGGTGCCTTCATTTCGCTGATCGTGGTCAACTGCATCATCCTGGGGCGCGCCGAGAGTTTCGCCTCGCGCAATCCCGTCTGGCCCTCGATCCTGGACGCGTTGGGCTCCGGGCTGGGCTTCACCTTCGCGATCTTCCTGATGGGCATGATCCGGGAGCTGCTGGGCAATGGCAGTTTCGCGGGCATCGACGTGTTCGGCCCCTCCTTCGAGCCCTGGATCGTGATGATTCTGCCCGGTGGCGGTTTCTTCGTGCTGGGCGCTTTGCTGCTGGGAGTCAACGCCATCAATACTCGCCGCCGGAGGGTACGCCCATGAATGAGCAGAGCCTGGGCTTCATCTTTCTCTCGGCCGCCATCATCAACAACTTCGTGCTGGCCTGGTTTCTGGGCATCTGCCCCTTCCTGGGGGTGTCGGGCAAGCTCGAGACCGCCACCCGGATGGGCATCGCGGTGACCTTCGTGATGCTGATCTCCAGCGCCAGCGCCTGGGCCCTCAACCTGCTGCTGGGTGCCCTGGGGGCCGAGTACCTCCGCTTGATCTCCTTCATTGCGGTGATCGCGTCCTCGGTGCAGCTGGTGGAAATGCTGCTCAAGAAATACAGCCCGGCCCTGTTCAAGGCGCTGGGCATTTACCTGCCGCTGATCACGACCAATTGCGCGATCCTTGCGGTGGCCCTGTTCCAGACCAACCGCGAATACAGCCTGGTGCAGTCGCTGGTCTTCGCGCTGGGTGCCGGCGGTGGGTTCACCCTGGCCCTTGTGCTGATGTCCGGACTGCGGGAAGAACTGGAACTTGCCGATGTGCCAAGTCTGGTCAAGGGCACAGCCCTGACCTTGATGATTGCCGGCGTGCTGTCCCTGTCGTTCATGGGATTCGCCGGGCTGGGGGGAGAATGAGTGTGCTGCGCCTGCTGCTGAGCATGCTGGCCATATTTGGGATGGGTGCCCTGTTCGCCTGGAGTCTGGCCCGGCGTGAAGCCGGACGTGCGGGCATGGCCTGCGACGAAGGCTGCGGCGGCTGCTCACATCACTGTCACGAAAGGACCGAAGGCCATGGTTGAGAAGAAGCGAATCACGCTGCCAGAACACATCACGGAACTGGTCAGTGATTCCGGCGAAGGCGCCCAGAAGGCATCGGTGGCCTTCGGCAAGGCCAGCGCGCTGATGGGAAACGGGCTCTGGACCGTGGAAGTGATTCCCGCGGAAATCCAGCCGCCACCGCACACGGTGGGTGCCACCTCGGGCAACCGGATCCGCATGGGCAATCGCCCCATGACCAACACGGGTGACCGGGCCGACTGCGTGGTGGCCTTCAACGAAATGGCCCTGCTGGGCCGCATGCAGACCGGAATGCTCAAGAACGATGTGCTTGTGCTGATCGACAGTCTCTGGGCCGACCATCCGATCCACGCCAAGTCCTACAAGGAGGTGCTCGACGAGGTGCGCGCCCGGGGCGGGACGGTGGTGGAAGTGCCCTTCGAAACGGAGACCACCAAGGTGCTCGAGGATCCCAAGCGCGGCAAGAACATGTTCGCGCTGGGGGTGTGGTCACGGCTCTACATGCGTGACCTGCAGCTGGTGAAGGATTGTGTCACCGAGCTCTTCGGCAAGAAGGGCAAGAAGGTGCTGGAACCCAATCTGCAGCTGGTGCAGATGGGCTGGGACTGGGGCGAGGAGAATCTGCCCATCGAGTTCGAGATCCTCACCATGGAAGACAAGCGGCCGATGATCGCCATGAACGGCAACACGGCGATCGCGCTGGGTGCCGTGGCCGCGGGCTTCGAACTGTGCTCGATGTATCCGATCACGCCCGCCACCAGCGCCAGCCACGCGCTGGCCGATTTCTTCGAGGACTTCGGCGGCTTCGTGCATCAGGCTGAAGACGAAATCGCCGCCATCGGTGTGGCGGTGGGCGCGTCCTACGCGGGCCGCACCGCACTGACCATCACCAGCGGCCCCGGCATGGCGCTCAAGACCGAGTTCCAGGGCCTGGCCGTGATGATCGAAGTGCCGCTGGTCATCGTCAACGTGCAGCGCGGTGGACCGTCCACGGGCCTGCCCACCAAGATCGAGCAGAGCGACCTGCTGCATGCGCTGTATGCCGCGCCCGGCGACGCCCCCAAGATCGTGCTGGCTCCGGCCAGCATCGAGGACTGCTTTCACGTGATGATCACGGCCCGCAAGCTGGCCGAAGAATTCCGCAGCGTGGTGATCGTGCTCACCGACGCCAACCTGGCCACCGGCCAGCAGCTCTTCGACCGTCCGCAACTCTCGACCGAGAGCCTGCCGCCACCGCTGGACTTCAGCCCGGTGGCCCCGGAAGACAAGGACCCGTATGCCTGGGATCCCGTCACGGGCCTCTCGAAGCGGTTCATCCCCGGCCAGCCGGGCGGTGAGTCCGTCGTCACCGGACTGAATCACGGCCGCAAGGGCGGTGTGACCCACGACGAGGAAAGCAACGAGCAGGGCCATGCCATGCGCAGCCGCAAGCTGGCCACGCTGTTCAGCGCACTCAAGCCGCCGGTGCCCTATGGCGACGACGAGGGCGACCTGCTGCTGGTCTGCTGGGGCAGCACCAAGGGCGCCATCGAGGAAGCCGTGGACCGCATGCGCGGTCAGGGCGCGTCGGTCAGCAGCCTGTTCCTGGCCTTCCTCAGTCCACTGCAGCCCGGGCTGAAGGCCATCTTCTCGCGCTACCGCAAGGTGATGACCGTGGAACTGAACTACAGCGACAAGAAGACCGACCCGCTGATCACCCCCGAGAACCGGCGTTACAGCCAGTTGGCCACTGTGTTGCGTGCCGCCACCCTGGTGGACGTCGACTGCTGGTCACGCGTGCCCGGGCGGCCCCTGATGCCCAGTGAGATCTGCGAGGTGATCGCGCAGGAACTGGCCCCTGAAACCGTTTCGGCCTGAGGCCGCGTCAGAAAGGATTGATCATGTCCACCACATTTCTGGACGAGCTGCTTGAGACCGAATGCGAGGTCAAGGAGTACGAGCTCGAGGATTACGAATCGAATACACCGCGCTGGTGCAAGGGCTGCGGCGACCACGGCATTCTGAGTTCGGTGCAGCGCCTGCTGCGCGACCGCCAGATCGCCCCCGAGAACGTGGTCTGCGTCAGCGGCATCGGCTGCTCCAGCCGCTTCCCGCACTACCTGAAGACCTATGGCTTCCACAGTCTGCACGGCCGTGCGCTGCCCGTGTCCACGGGCGTCAAGCTCTCCCGGCCCGACCTGCATGTACTGACCGTGATGGGCGACGGCGACTGCTTTTCCATTGGTGGCAACCACTGGCTGCACGCCATTCGCTACAACATCGACCTGACGGTGCTGGTCTTTGACAACGGGATCTACGCCCTGACCAAGAAGCAGGCCTCGCCGACCTCGCCGATGGGCCAACTCAGCAACACCAGCCCGCGTGGTTCCTATCTGGAAGCGCTGAATCCCCTGACCGTGATTCTGGGTATCACCAATTGCAGTTTCCTGGCCCAGTCGGCCACCTGGCTGCCCGGCCACCTGGATGCCACCATCCAGAAAGCCT
This window of the Candidatus Delongbacteria bacterium genome carries:
- a CDS encoding 2-oxoglutarate oxidoreductase, whose amino-acid sequence is MSTTFLDELLETECEVKEYELEDYESNTPRWCKGCGDHGILSSVQRLLRDRQIAPENVVCVSGIGCSSRFPHYLKTYGFHSLHGRALPVSTGVKLSRPDLHVLTVMGDGDCFSIGGNHWLHAIRYNIDLTVLVFDNGIYALTKKQASPTSPMGQLSNTSPRGSYLEALNPLTVILGITNCSFLAQSATWLPGHLDATIQKAWDHKGLSFVRILQKCPVYMPKSFGGDGSDFPAVFLQHEKGISIDKGLLRNARAVEHDPSDIHGAREIAQNTEQAPFGLLYHNRAIQTYDDVRHGHVTKLNGADRIAALDRMLDGFAVKLNLD
- a CDS encoding RnfABCDGE type electron transport complex subunit D; this encodes MSGWLRMELRTSPHVQRGLAVDAIMRQVILALVPALALGVYSFGLSALLLVLTCSLGALATEAWVNRLRREPSSLGDGSALLTGLLLAMTLPPSFPLWMALIGTIVAVGLGKGLFGGLGHNVFNPALVGRAFLQAAFPAAITSWSNPFRPDRFLQLPESTLGLPFTRMVPDTFTGATPLSALKFDHLATPAGDLFMGQIPGSLGETGAVLILLGGLYLALRGLLDWKIPVGMLGSVALLSAVLHAVNSALPGPLFMLGAGGLMLGAVFMATDMVTSPVTPLGTWIYAVAIGGLVVVIRVWGGLPEGVMYAILLGNSLTPLLNKLTQPRIYGGGKAA
- a CDS encoding FMN-binding protein; this encodes MSDSVTQAAVAAPSQNSTKMILTLGLVATISGALIVGSWQLTLEKIKANRREQLRQAVLQVLPDAHTVVTFVQDGETLVPTSGDVAPGQRRWFAGYTDEGGLAGIAIEASGMGFADLIRVIYGYDPVSETVIGYTVLESKETPGLGDRIQSDPDFLANFLGLDVTLDPSGNDLANPLQVVKKGQKKSPWQIDAITGATISSKAIGRMLLASTKGELPMLKRNLERLSQPPAAGGRP
- a CDS encoding RnfABCDGE type electron transport complex subunit A, with the translated sequence MNEQSLGFIFLSAAIINNFVLAWFLGICPFLGVSGKLETATRMGIAVTFVMLISSASAWALNLLLGALGAEYLRLISFIAVIASSVQLVEMLLKKYSPALFKALGIYLPLITTNCAILAVALFQTNREYSLVQSLVFALGAGGGFTLALVLMSGLREELELADVPSLVKGTALTLMIAGVLSLSFMGFAGLGGE
- the rsxC gene encoding electron transport complex subunit RsxC, which translates into the protein MPAGLKTFSHGIHPPEAKELTASSPVRRMPFPPMLVILMGQHAGKPAVPVVSEGQRVARGQLLARADGFISAPIHAPADGTVRRIGTALDTRGQMAPAVFLEPDPASSQSLKMGRQVDVASLTAEQLRQAVQDMGMVGLGGAAFPTHVKLSPPKGKTVHTLIINGCECEPYLTSDHRVMLEYPEETIAGCRLLLKATGASKALIGIENNKPDAIAALREAASGDTDIEVQALRTKYPQGAEKMLTRALLGKDIPSGGLPADIGVVVSNVATVAEIGMLLPLGEGLIERVVTISGEGVTRPGNYLIPVGTPLNFILEHVGLESHAGQVIFGGPMMGAGVAWMETPTTKGVTGIVVLRRRASQDAERPIWPCIRCSSCVQACPIHLNPSRLGLLARKGRHEEMKEEMHLFDCFECGCCSYVCPSGIPLVQQFRMAKQMLREAAQAAPR
- a CDS encoding electron transport complex subunit E, coding for MSASNSEEFLKGFWKENPIFVYLLGMCPTLAVSNSVINSVSMGLATTFVLVMSSTLISMLRKVIPSQVRIAAYIMIIATFVTVVDYVIQAISLDLYKALGAFISLIVVNCIILGRAESFASRNPVWPSILDALGSGLGFTFAIFLMGMIRELLGNGSFAGIDVFGPSFEPWIVMILPGGGFFVLGALLLGVNAINTRRRRVRP
- a CDS encoding 2-oxoacid:acceptor oxidoreductase subunit alpha, encoding MVEKKRITLPEHITELVSDSGEGAQKASVAFGKASALMGNGLWTVEVIPAEIQPPPHTVGATSGNRIRMGNRPMTNTGDRADCVVAFNEMALLGRMQTGMLKNDVLVLIDSLWADHPIHAKSYKEVLDEVRARGGTVVEVPFETETTKVLEDPKRGKNMFALGVWSRLYMRDLQLVKDCVTELFGKKGKKVLEPNLQLVQMGWDWGEENLPIEFEILTMEDKRPMIAMNGNTAIALGAVAAGFELCSMYPITPATSASHALADFFEDFGGFVHQAEDEIAAIGVAVGASYAGRTALTITSGPGMALKTEFQGLAVMIEVPLVIVNVQRGGPSTGLPTKIEQSDLLHALYAAPGDAPKIVLAPASIEDCFHVMITARKLAEEFRSVVIVLTDANLATGQQLFDRPQLSTESLPPPLDFSPVAPEDKDPYAWDPVTGLSKRFIPGQPGGESVVTGLNHGRKGGVTHDEESNEQGHAMRSRKLATLFSALKPPVPYGDDEGDLLLVCWGSTKGAIEEAVDRMRGQGASVSSLFLAFLSPLQPGLKAIFSRYRKVMTVELNYSDKKTDPLITPENRRYSQLATVLRAATLVDVDCWSRVPGRPLMPSEICEVIAQELAPETVSA